The following proteins come from a genomic window of Polyangiaceae bacterium:
- a CDS encoding serine/threonine protein kinase, translating to MGEALVPGTIFADRYRIVGQIGTGGFGAVHAAVHEVTGRKVALKVLWPQFASEPQFRNRFMVECRLAAQIGSEFIVDVLDAGIDAATDMPFLVMELLRGESLSARIARKRTFNAEETITYLSQVAVALDRTHAHNIVHRDLKPANLFLTERADGAPLVKILDFGIAKVVATSALEAVSNTLGTPLYMAPEQFNQSAATPSTDLYALALIAFRFLAGAHYFRLEQARVENVYQLAQALASGPQEPATVRAKRYRSALPAAFDPWFARAANASPSHRFAFASEAIGSLCDALGLPNRPALLAPERPKLTGALSFVADSLGNAGRAMEPKESSAGPFSFGVGDRVTAAAVPEAPASAATRRDGPQRAPTERLPARATVVSAVAPSLRETVRSGAGNGERGIAPQFTEPLPTLEARAARSSRLATTIDADTTTMPDSVETSVMQFPAPFAPSVQPRSSRLRIAIVGGALLAALAIGGIALGALALRPSAKILSVPRAPRVTIASGVASAAAVPAPEEIPSAAASAEPPAVVEREKAEPSPKAKPSASAAETQDPSKLWYRY from the coding sequence ATGGGCGAGGCGCTCGTGCCCGGCACCATCTTCGCCGACCGCTATCGGATCGTCGGGCAGATCGGGACTGGCGGCTTCGGCGCGGTGCACGCCGCGGTCCACGAGGTTACCGGACGCAAGGTGGCGCTCAAGGTGCTCTGGCCGCAGTTCGCGAGCGAGCCGCAGTTCCGCAATCGCTTCATGGTCGAGTGCCGGCTGGCGGCGCAGATTGGAAGCGAGTTCATCGTAGACGTTCTGGATGCCGGCATAGACGCGGCCACGGACATGCCGTTCTTGGTCATGGAGCTGCTCCGCGGGGAGAGTCTCAGCGCGCGGATTGCACGGAAGCGAACGTTCAACGCCGAGGAGACGATCACCTATTTGAGCCAAGTCGCGGTGGCTCTCGATCGTACCCACGCGCACAACATCGTGCATCGAGACCTGAAACCCGCGAATCTGTTCTTGACGGAGCGTGCGGACGGCGCACCCCTGGTCAAGATCCTCGACTTTGGCATCGCCAAGGTGGTGGCTACGAGCGCGCTCGAAGCCGTGAGCAATACCCTGGGCACGCCGCTCTACATGGCGCCGGAGCAGTTCAATCAGAGCGCTGCCACACCCTCCACGGATCTGTACGCCCTGGCGCTGATCGCGTTCAGGTTCCTGGCGGGCGCCCACTACTTCCGACTCGAGCAGGCGCGCGTGGAGAATGTGTATCAGCTCGCCCAGGCCCTCGCCTCCGGCCCGCAGGAGCCGGCGACCGTGCGCGCCAAGCGCTACCGGAGCGCGTTGCCGGCGGCGTTCGACCCCTGGTTCGCGCGGGCCGCGAACGCTTCGCCGAGCCATCGCTTTGCCTTTGCCAGTGAAGCCATCGGCAGCTTGTGCGATGCCCTCGGACTTCCGAACCGTCCGGCACTGCTGGCGCCCGAGCGACCGAAGCTGACGGGTGCGCTGAGCTTCGTTGCTGACAGTCTTGGCAATGCCGGCCGCGCCATGGAGCCGAAAGAGTCGTCCGCCGGACCCTTCTCCTTCGGAGTGGGGGATCGCGTCACGGCGGCAGCCGTTCCCGAGGCACCCGCCAGTGCCGCGACCCGCCGGGACGGCCCACAGCGCGCGCCGACCGAGCGGCTGCCGGCCCGTGCGACGGTAGTCTCGGCAGTGGCGCCGTCGCTCCGGGAGACGGTCCGCTCGGGAGCGGGAAATGGCGAGAGGGGCATCGCTCCGCAGTTCACGGAGCCGCTACCGACGCTGGAGGCGAGAGCCGCGCGGTCGAGCCGCCTTGCGACCACGATCGATGCCGACACGACGACGATGCCAGACAGCGTCGAAACTTCGGTGATGCAGTTTCCCGCGCCGTTCGCGCCCAGCGTCCAGCCGCGCTCATCCCGCCTGCGCATCGCCATCGTGGGTGGCGCCCTGCTGGCGGCGCTGGCAATCGGGGGCATCGCCCTCGGCGCGCTCGCGCTTCGGCCCTCCGCCAAGATCCTGTCGGTGCCCCGGGCCCCACGGGTGACCATCGCGAGCGGCGTCGCTTCGGCAGCCGCCGTCCCCGCGCCGGAGGAAATCCCCTCCGCTGCCGCCTCGGCGGAGCCGCCCGCGGTCGTGGAGCGCGAAAAGGCGGAGCCGTCGCCCAAGGCCAAGCCGTCGGCGTCGGCCGCCGAGACGCAGGATCCGAGCAAGCTCTGGTATCGATACTGA
- a CDS encoding class I SAM-dependent methyltransferase: MSSIYDDLVDWYRLLDPLADHAEEAAALEAAARRVVPDATTLLELGSGAGNGAHFMKHSLRCTLTDISPAMLTLSRAVNPECEHLEGDMRSLRLDRSFDIVLAHDAIVYMTTRADLIAALETAFLHTRPGGVALLAPDCVGESFKELSQLHENDDGVRSLRCLDWMWDPEPSDETYRVDYSLLLRDGAVLRSCHETHIEGLFTTETWLGTLRQVGFDPGIVPRFLDDEEVDAGYAPHVFVAHRRS; encoded by the coding sequence ATGAGCTCGATCTACGACGACCTGGTGGACTGGTACCGGCTGCTCGATCCGCTCGCGGATCACGCGGAGGAGGCTGCAGCGTTGGAGGCCGCGGCCCGCCGCGTGGTGCCCGACGCCACGACCCTTCTCGAGCTGGGATCTGGGGCGGGGAACGGCGCGCACTTCATGAAGCATTCCCTCCGCTGCACGCTCACGGACATCTCACCGGCAATGCTGACCCTGAGCCGCGCGGTGAATCCGGAGTGCGAGCATCTGGAAGGAGACATGCGCTCGCTGCGGCTCGATCGTAGCTTCGACATCGTGCTCGCTCACGACGCCATCGTGTACATGACCACGCGCGCGGATCTGATCGCCGCCTTGGAGACCGCGTTCCTCCACACGCGGCCGGGGGGCGTGGCGCTGCTCGCGCCCGACTGCGTGGGCGAGTCATTCAAGGAGCTCTCGCAGCTCCACGAGAACGACGATGGCGTCCGCTCGCTCCGCTGCCTGGACTGGATGTGGGATCCGGAACCGTCGGACGAAACCTATCGCGTGGATTACTCCCTCTTGCTTCGCGACGGGGCGGTGCTTCGTTCATGTCACGAGACGCACATCGAAGGCCTGTTCACGACGGAGACGTGGCTCGGCACCTTGCGCCAGGTGGGCTTCGACCCGGGGATCGTTCCACGGTTCTTGGATGACGAAGAAGTCGACGCGGGGTACGCGCCGCACGTCTTCGTCGCCCACCGCCGCAGCTGA
- the manA gene encoding mannose-6-phosphate isomerase, class I: protein MAHALVLTPNLRHYDWGDPRFIPELLGRAATGKPVAEAWYGAHPVAPAHTAAGTPLDSLVSETLIGPEHFARYGRLPYLLKVLAADRPLSIQVHPSVEQARRGFEREERAGVPRDAAHRCYRDDSEKPELIVALTPFDALCGFRPPEEIATMLERVPELGALLPRRAEIATVLETYFALPPTVVETALAQLLARLEEEALDLDSPEHWALAAHRAQGRAAPDPGLVFVFLLEHVHLEPGQGLFLPAGVPHAYLRGAGIELMASSDNVLRAGLTTKHVDVRELLSVVRFDARVPPIVSPVWDGAHVVGRYPVPAPVLGLQRLELAPGHTLERVANGAETVLCVQGTAIVRVAGEEHSLSPGAACLVPDASPYQVASEQPAVLFVAGVPGREPATSFRGKHPARLTFGTSGLRGLVTDITDLEAYINTAGFLDFLVAIGDAVPGTPVVLAGDQRPSTERILRAVARAVRDRGLTVDYVGRIPTPALTYFGLLRRCPSIMVTGSHIPFDRNGIKFNKSAGEVLKADEADILAAVARARHSEYERDPLASAFDDSGMLRERVELPPASDAGRAAYVRRYLDAFPSDALSGTTVLLYEHSAVGREVLAEVLRGLGATVHATGRSESFVAIDTEAISDAQLAAIQALADDALERFGRFDAIASTDGDSDRPMLLSVDADGRVQFFGGDRVGLVVADFLQADAIAVPISSSDAIERHFAPRGVKVVRTRIGSPWVIAAMDTLEGERVMGWEANGGFLLASRVQLPDGALAPLPTRDAVLPIVATLSAARAKGQTLGEMFAALPRRHGKSGLLDQVDPAVSRAIVERFGPTNPDVVHVSFLEGRITWRDASGREHAATAELDRELTRIRAALARHFAGFGAIVELDYLDGIRIYFASEDVAHVRPSGNAPQLRIYALADDAARAEEIVAQGLAEPDGILRRLASDAMDRGE from the coding sequence ATGGCTCACGCTCTAGTCCTCACGCCCAACCTCCGCCACTACGACTGGGGAGATCCCCGGTTCATCCCGGAGCTTCTGGGACGAGCCGCCACGGGCAAGCCCGTGGCCGAGGCTTGGTACGGCGCGCATCCCGTCGCACCGGCGCACACCGCGGCGGGCACGCCGCTGGACTCGCTCGTCTCCGAGACCCTCATCGGTCCCGAGCACTTCGCTCGCTACGGCCGACTTCCCTATCTGCTCAAGGTGCTGGCCGCGGACCGGCCGCTCTCCATTCAGGTGCATCCGAGCGTGGAGCAGGCGCGGCGTGGCTTCGAACGCGAAGAACGCGCCGGCGTGCCTCGAGATGCTGCCCATCGCTGCTATCGAGACGACAGCGAGAAGCCCGAGCTGATCGTCGCGCTCACGCCCTTCGATGCCCTGTGCGGTTTCCGCCCGCCGGAGGAGATCGCGACGATGCTGGAGCGAGTGCCGGAGCTTGGCGCGCTCTTGCCGCGGCGGGCAGAGATCGCAACCGTGCTCGAGACCTACTTCGCGCTGCCGCCCACCGTGGTGGAGACTGCTCTCGCCCAGCTGCTCGCTCGCCTCGAAGAAGAAGCGCTGGACCTCGACAGTCCCGAGCACTGGGCCCTCGCCGCTCACCGAGCGCAGGGGAGAGCCGCGCCGGATCCGGGGCTGGTGTTCGTGTTCTTGCTGGAGCACGTCCACCTCGAGCCCGGGCAGGGCTTGTTCCTACCCGCCGGCGTGCCCCACGCCTACCTCCGCGGCGCTGGCATCGAGCTGATGGCCAGCTCCGACAACGTGCTGCGCGCCGGGCTCACGACGAAGCACGTGGACGTCCGAGAGCTCTTGTCCGTGGTGCGCTTCGACGCGCGCGTTCCGCCCATCGTCTCGCCGGTGTGGGACGGCGCCCACGTGGTGGGCCGCTATCCGGTGCCGGCGCCGGTTCTGGGCCTTCAGCGGTTGGAGCTCGCTCCCGGCCATACTCTGGAGCGTGTCGCCAACGGAGCGGAGACCGTGCTCTGCGTTCAAGGCACCGCCATCGTGCGTGTCGCCGGAGAAGAGCACTCGCTATCACCCGGAGCAGCGTGCCTCGTGCCGGACGCCAGCCCCTACCAGGTGGCGAGTGAGCAGCCCGCGGTGTTGTTCGTGGCCGGCGTCCCCGGCCGCGAGCCCGCGACGAGCTTCCGAGGAAAGCATCCGGCTCGCCTCACGTTCGGCACCAGCGGCCTGCGCGGGCTGGTCACCGACATCACGGATCTCGAGGCGTACATCAACACCGCTGGCTTCTTGGACTTCCTCGTGGCCATCGGAGACGCCGTTCCCGGAACCCCCGTGGTGCTCGCCGGCGACCAGCGCCCGAGCACGGAGCGCATCCTCCGGGCAGTGGCTCGTGCCGTTCGCGACCGCGGGCTAACGGTCGACTACGTCGGGCGCATCCCCACGCCGGCCCTCACCTACTTCGGCCTCCTGCGCCGCTGTCCCAGCATCATGGTCACGGGCAGCCACATCCCCTTCGATCGCAACGGCATCAAGTTCAACAAGAGCGCCGGTGAGGTGTTGAAGGCCGACGAAGCGGACATCCTCGCCGCCGTGGCCCGCGCCCGCCACTCGGAATACGAAAGGGACCCCCTGGCGTCCGCCTTCGACGACAGCGGCATGCTGCGCGAGCGCGTCGAGCTCCCACCTGCCTCGGACGCTGGCCGCGCCGCCTACGTCCGCCGCTATCTCGACGCGTTTCCGTCGGACGCTCTTTCGGGCACCACGGTGCTGCTCTACGAGCACTCCGCCGTCGGACGCGAGGTGCTCGCCGAGGTGCTCCGCGGGCTGGGCGCGACCGTGCACGCGACGGGCCGCTCCGAGAGCTTCGTCGCCATCGACACGGAAGCCATTTCCGACGCTCAGCTCGCAGCCATACAGGCGCTCGCGGACGACGCGCTCGAGCGGTTCGGTCGCTTCGACGCCATCGCGTCGACCGACGGCGACAGTGATCGTCCCATGCTGCTGTCCGTCGATGCCGACGGTCGGGTCCAGTTCTTCGGCGGCGATCGAGTCGGGCTCGTGGTCGCGGACTTCCTGCAGGCGGACGCCATCGCCGTGCCCATCAGCTCTTCAGACGCCATCGAACGGCACTTCGCGCCGCGGGGTGTGAAGGTCGTCCGTACGCGGATCGGCTCTCCCTGGGTCATCGCGGCGATGGACACGCTCGAAGGCGAGCGCGTGATGGGCTGGGAAGCCAACGGCGGATTCCTCCTGGCGTCGCGAGTCCAGCTCCCCGACGGCGCCCTCGCGCCGCTCCCCACCCGCGACGCCGTGCTGCCCATAGTAGCGACGCTCTCGGCCGCCCGCGCGAAAGGGCAGACCCTTGGCGAGATGTTCGCCGCACTCCCCAGGCGCCACGGCAAGAGCGGCCTATTGGATCAAGTCGATCCGGCCGTGAGCCGCGCCATCGTCGAACGTTTCGGCCCGACGAACCCCGACGTTGTTCACGTGTCGTTTCTCGAAGGACGAATCACGTGGCGCGATGCCTCGGGTCGAGAGCACGCGGCCACCGCGGAGCTCGACCGAGAGCTGACGAGAATCCGGGCAGCCCTTGCGCGCCACTTCGCCGGCTTCGGCGCCATCGTCGAGCTCGACTATCTCGACGGCATCCGCATCTACTTCGCCTCCGAAGACGTCGCCCACGTGCGACCGTCGGGCAACGCGCCCCAACTTCGCATCTACGCCCTGGCGGATGACGCGGCTCGCGCAGAGGAAATCGTCGCCCAAGGGCTCGCGGAGCCGGATGGCATCTTGCGCCGCTTGGCCTCCGACGCCATGGATCGGGGCGAATGA
- a CDS encoding PAS domain-containing protein → MPSRDSYAAIDAIPAAVVLSERTTGRVVYANEHAARTLRASVSQLLGRRVHEVYAHPDDQKALMERIQTEGAFLDHEIELVRDDGTHFWALASCKPLEDDPELLCGTFVPIAEGTRQRRQRLEETERRLSTVLDNLPGLAYRCRNDAQWTMEFISAGCERLTGYRADELTGNRVLSYGTLILEEDQERVWEAVQRALTHHEPYQLEYRIVTKSGALRWVWEQGVGIWNGPAGSPEDVVALEGIVHDVTERHHAEQEREDMEQQMRAAQRLEAIGRLAGGVAHDFNNILTVIRSYADFLQEELREGDPARDDAREIAEAADRAAHLTSQLLAFSRRQIQALAVVELNSIVSGLENMLGRLIGEDITLVTRLAAEPSRVRVDVSQVEQVILNLAVNARDAMPSGGRLSLETANVTLEETYGANKDVKVPPGRYVMLAVSDTGTGIPEDVKSNIFEPFFTTKEAGKGTGLGLSTVYGIVKQSGGYVWVYTEVDRGTVFKIYLPLAEGEAAVDTAGGAGPRSGQGTESILLVEDERTVRRAAARILKKQGYSVLEAANGSEALAFCRREAPIDLVLTDIVMPDLSGKDLASVVKEIRPDVRVVYMSGYTEGTISHHAELGAGDAFLQKPFSSAALLEKIRSVLDAS, encoded by the coding sequence ATGCCGAGCCGAGACTCATACGCCGCAATCGACGCCATTCCCGCCGCTGTCGTCCTGTCGGAACGGACGACCGGCCGTGTCGTGTATGCCAACGAGCACGCGGCCCGAACGCTCCGCGCCTCGGTGAGCCAGTTGCTCGGTCGGCGGGTTCACGAGGTGTATGCGCACCCCGACGACCAGAAGGCACTGATGGAGCGCATCCAAACCGAAGGCGCCTTTTTGGACCACGAGATCGAGCTGGTTCGCGACGACGGCACCCACTTCTGGGCTCTGGCCAGCTGCAAGCCGTTGGAGGACGATCCCGAGCTCCTGTGCGGCACCTTCGTACCCATCGCCGAGGGTACTCGACAACGCCGCCAGCGCCTGGAGGAGACGGAACGACGCTTGTCCACCGTGCTCGACAACTTGCCGGGCCTCGCCTACCGCTGCCGGAACGACGCTCAGTGGACCATGGAGTTCATCAGCGCGGGCTGCGAACGCCTCACTGGCTATCGCGCGGACGAGCTGACGGGCAACCGAGTGCTGAGCTACGGGACCCTGATTCTGGAAGAGGACCAAGAGCGGGTTTGGGAAGCGGTCCAGCGTGCGCTGACCCACCACGAGCCGTATCAGCTCGAGTATCGCATCGTGACCAAGTCCGGCGCGCTCCGTTGGGTCTGGGAGCAAGGTGTCGGCATCTGGAACGGTCCTGCCGGCAGCCCGGAAGACGTCGTAGCCCTCGAAGGCATCGTTCACGACGTGACCGAGCGGCACCATGCGGAGCAAGAGCGCGAGGACATGGAGCAGCAGATGCGCGCCGCCCAAAGACTGGAAGCCATCGGCCGCCTAGCCGGCGGTGTCGCCCACGACTTCAACAACATCCTCACGGTGATTCGCTCGTACGCGGACTTTCTTCAAGAGGAGCTCCGTGAGGGCGACCCTGCCCGAGACGACGCCCGCGAGATCGCCGAAGCGGCGGACCGCGCGGCGCACCTCACCAGCCAGCTCCTGGCCTTCAGCCGTCGTCAGATCCAGGCCCTCGCCGTGGTGGAGCTCAACTCCATCGTCAGCGGACTCGAGAACATGCTCGGACGCCTGATCGGCGAGGACATCACGCTGGTCACGCGCCTCGCGGCAGAACCGAGCCGAGTGCGCGTGGACGTGAGCCAGGTGGAGCAGGTGATCCTGAACCTGGCGGTGAACGCTCGCGACGCCATGCCCAGCGGCGGGCGCCTCTCGCTGGAAACGGCCAACGTCACGCTGGAAGAGACCTACGGCGCCAACAAGGACGTGAAAGTGCCACCCGGCCGCTACGTGATGCTGGCCGTGAGCGACACGGGTACCGGCATCCCGGAAGACGTGAAGAGCAACATCTTCGAGCCCTTCTTCACGACCAAAGAAGCCGGCAAGGGAACGGGGCTCGGGCTTTCCACCGTGTACGGCATCGTCAAGCAGTCCGGCGGATACGTTTGGGTCTACACCGAAGTGGATCGCGGCACAGTGTTCAAGATCTACCTGCCGTTGGCCGAGGGGGAGGCTGCGGTCGACACCGCCGGGGGCGCGGGTCCCCGCTCCGGGCAAGGTACGGAATCGATCCTCCTCGTAGAGGATGAGCGCACGGTTCGGCGCGCCGCCGCGAGAATCCTCAAGAAGCAAGGCTACTCCGTGCTGGAGGCCGCCAATGGCAGCGAAGCGCTGGCATTCTGTCGGCGCGAGGCGCCCATCGATCTGGTGCTCACGGACATCGTCATGCCCGACCTGAGCGGGAAGGATCTGGCCTCGGTGGTGAAGGAAATCCGCCCCGACGTCCGGGTCGTGTACATGTCCGGCTACACGGAAGGCACCATCTCGCATCACGCGGAGCTCGGCGCGGGCGACGCCTTCCTGCAAAAGCCCTTCAGCTCGGCCGCGCTGCTGGAGAAGATACGCAGCGTGCTCGACGCCAGCTGA
- a CDS encoding VOC family protein, which produces MKPTPADWPRISSALYYEDVGPAIDWLCDAFGFEVKLKVVSSTGRIEHSELVFGGGLVMVGEADKLDKFPYRRSPTQVSGVNTQNMMVYVDDVEAHCARARAAGAEIVTEPQTTDYGEDYWTDRMYECVDIGGHHWWFSQRLRNPGEKA; this is translated from the coding sequence ATGAAGCCCACACCCGCGGACTGGCCCCGAATCTCGAGCGCGCTCTACTACGAAGACGTGGGCCCGGCCATCGATTGGCTGTGCGACGCCTTCGGCTTCGAGGTGAAGCTGAAGGTGGTGTCGAGCACGGGTCGCATCGAGCACTCCGAGCTGGTGTTCGGCGGCGGGCTGGTGATGGTGGGGGAGGCCGACAAGCTCGACAAGTTCCCGTATCGCCGGAGCCCCACGCAGGTCTCCGGCGTCAACACCCAGAACATGATGGTGTACGTGGACGACGTGGAGGCGCACTGCGCCCGGGCGCGGGCAGCGGGGGCGGAGATCGTGACGGAGCCACAGACCACGGACTACGGCGAGGACTACTGGACCGACCGCATGTACGAGTGCGTGGACATCGGTGGGCACCACTGGTGGTTTTCGCAGCGGCTCAGGAATCCTGGAGAAAAGGCGTAG
- a CDS encoding sigma-70 family RNA polymerase sigma factor: protein MNAPAWDRLSARLYPFVRRRVACDADADDVLQDVLLRMHRGLGSLEDEARMGAWMFRIARTAIADHQRRRARHPLLAQAPGVEPEAPLDDDDRAVATLVSEYLAVFVAQLPSPYREAITLTELSGKSHKEAAEMLGVSLTCMKSRVQRGRAKLRELLDEQCDIVVDARGKIVSCEPRSNGCEC, encoded by the coding sequence ATGAACGCTCCGGCCTGGGATCGGCTCAGCGCCCGTCTGTATCCGTTCGTCCGCCGCCGCGTCGCTTGCGACGCGGATGCGGACGACGTGCTCCAAGACGTGCTGCTCCGCATGCATCGCGGGCTGGGCTCGCTGGAGGACGAAGCACGGATGGGCGCCTGGATGTTCCGCATCGCGCGGACCGCGATCGCCGATCACCAGCGCCGGCGCGCGCGTCACCCGCTGCTGGCGCAGGCGCCCGGGGTCGAGCCGGAGGCGCCACTGGACGACGACGACCGCGCGGTCGCCACCCTGGTCTCGGAGTACCTCGCCGTCTTCGTCGCCCAGCTCCCCTCCCCCTACCGCGAAGCGATCACGCTCACGGAGCTTTCGGGCAAGAGCCACAAGGAAGCGGCTGAAATGCTCGGCGTGTCTCTCACCTGCATGAAATCACGCGTCCAGCGAGGGCGCGCCAAGCTCCGAGAGCTGTTGGACGAACAGTGCGACATCGTCGTGGACGCGCGAGGCAAGATCGTCTCTTGCGAGCCGCGCTCCAACGGCTGCGAGTGTTGA
- a CDS encoding arsenite methyltransferase, giving the protein MNDDQIRSTVREHYARVAAGEMGCAPSCCGPTPEHSRRIGYSDDELSQAPDGANLGLGCGNPQAIADLSPGETVLDLGSGAGFDSFLAARQVGDSGRVIGVDMTAEMISKARENAHKVKADNVEFRLGEIENLPVADGCVDVILSNCVINLSPNKAQVFRDAFRVLKAGGRLAISDVVALRELPPTLRGEAALSGCVAGAAPVSEIEALLKEAGFAEVKVRVSEESRSFIRDWSPGSGAEDYIASATIEARKTAKSCCGPSCCDGAA; this is encoded by the coding sequence GTGAACGACGATCAAATCCGAAGCACCGTCCGAGAGCACTATGCGCGCGTCGCCGCTGGAGAAATGGGCTGCGCGCCCAGCTGTTGCGGGCCCACCCCCGAGCACTCGCGGCGCATCGGCTACAGCGACGACGAGCTCTCCCAAGCGCCGGATGGCGCAAACCTCGGGCTTGGCTGCGGCAATCCGCAGGCCATTGCCGATCTCAGCCCCGGAGAAACGGTGCTGGACCTCGGCAGCGGCGCCGGCTTCGACAGCTTCCTGGCCGCGCGTCAGGTCGGGGACAGCGGCCGTGTGATTGGCGTGGACATGACCGCAGAGATGATCTCCAAGGCGCGCGAGAACGCTCACAAGGTGAAAGCCGACAACGTGGAGTTTCGGCTCGGCGAGATCGAGAACCTTCCCGTGGCCGATGGCTGCGTCGACGTCATCCTCTCCAACTGCGTGATCAACCTGTCTCCGAACAAGGCGCAGGTATTCCGCGATGCGTTTCGGGTGTTGAAGGCGGGTGGCCGTCTGGCCATCTCCGACGTGGTCGCCCTTCGCGAGCTGCCCCCGACTCTCCGGGGTGAAGCGGCTCTTTCCGGCTGTGTCGCCGGGGCAGCGCCGGTTTCGGAGATCGAAGCGCTGCTGAAGGAGGCGGGCTTCGCCGAGGTGAAGGTGCGAGTCAGCGAGGAAAGCCGAAGCTTCATTCGCGACTGGTCCCCGGGAAGCGGCGCGGAGGACTACATCGCGTCCGCCACCATAGAAGCTCGAAAGACGGCCAAGAGCTGTTGCGGCCCGAGCTGTTGCGACGGAGCGGCATGA
- a CDS encoding winged helix-turn-helix transcriptional regulator, which translates to MSVQTSTKDACCVPGPFVPRPRLRGQEAEQRLAALTRALGHPARIRILKVLLAKDVCVAGELVDEVPLAASTVSQHLKVLKEVGLIRGEVDGPRRCYCVDRAVVEELTVLLGDL; encoded by the coding sequence ATGAGCGTCCAGACCAGCACAAAAGACGCCTGTTGCGTGCCAGGGCCCTTCGTCCCGCGCCCTCGGCTCCGGGGGCAGGAGGCGGAGCAACGGCTGGCCGCGCTCACGCGGGCCCTCGGCCACCCGGCGCGCATCCGCATCCTCAAGGTGCTGCTCGCGAAGGACGTGTGCGTGGCGGGAGAGCTGGTGGACGAGGTGCCCCTGGCCGCGTCCACGGTGTCGCAGCACTTGAAGGTGCTCAAAGAGGTGGGGCTGATCCGCGGCGAGGTGGACGGGCCGCGGCGTTGCTACTGCGTCGATCGTGCGGTCGTCGAGGAGCTGACAGTGCTGCTCGGCGATCTGTGA
- the arsD gene encoding arsenite efflux transporter metallochaperone ArsD, whose translation MSEKTVRVFDPAMCCATGVCGPSVDPVLAAFAADLDWLSSMGVSVRRFNLAQEPAEFAANATVKQALEDKGDGALPVIEISGEVKSTGVYPSRAQLAAWLGVNAESAPKSTGCCGGKGKSGGCC comes from the coding sequence ATGTCCGAAAAGACTGTACGCGTGTTCGATCCTGCCATGTGTTGCGCGACTGGGGTTTGCGGCCCTTCCGTGGATCCGGTTCTTGCCGCGTTCGCTGCGGATCTGGATTGGCTCTCGAGCATGGGCGTCTCCGTGCGGCGCTTCAATCTAGCGCAGGAGCCAGCCGAGTTCGCAGCCAACGCCACGGTGAAGCAAGCGTTGGAGGACAAGGGCGATGGCGCTCTGCCGGTGATCGAGATCTCCGGCGAGGTGAAGAGCACCGGCGTGTACCCTTCCCGCGCCCAGCTCGCGGCATGGCTCGGCGTCAACGCGGAGTCGGCCCCCAAGAGTACCGGGTGCTGCGGCGGCAAGGGCAAGTCGGGCGGCTGCTGCTGA